The DNA sequence AATTAAAGCAACATTTCGCTGATTTGTTTCATTACACCTACAGTACTGTCAATAACTAACAATTCCTGATGCTGAAAGACATTCCCCGACCGAAAGTCGAAGATTTGGCCATTGCCATTGTACCGCCACTAGAAAACCCGGAAGAAGATCTCTGGGAAGTGATGATCATCAATTTGCACGAAGCCCGGATTCAAAGCGTTCTCGTTACCGCTAAGGGTTACGGTGAAATCACTGGTGTGAAGAAAGAAACAGCCATTTTCCGGTATTTTCTTGAAGAAGTGGGCCCAATGGCCATCGAAAAGATAGAACCCATCCAACCTGCGGTCTTTGAGCTCACCAATGAATACTGGGTAAGCTTCAGCCTGGATGGGCATTTGTACGACAAGAAATACATTTTTGTAAAAGGGAGCATTTCTCCCGACAACTTTACGCCGATCCCTTTTTTGAACAGGAAGGGAATTTTGATTAGATAATTCACCCCAACACAACCCACACACTCCATGAGTGAAGAACTAAAAGGAAAACGCGTCACGGTTTCCAGTACGACCATGACCGAAATGATTATGCCCAACGATACCAACCCCATGGGCAACCTGATGGGAGGAAATCTCCTGCGTTGGATGGATATCGTATGTGGCATTTGCGCTGGCAAGCACTGTGAGCGCCACGTAGTGACGGCTTCTGTTGATCACGTCAGTTTCAAGAAAGCCATCAAGGTAGGAGATGTCATCACGCTGGAAGCCTCGGTCACCCGAGCCTTCCGTACTTCCGTTGAGGTCTTCGTAGAAGTCTACGCTACGGACATCAAGGGGCACAATCCTCGTCGCTGTAATTCTGCCTACTACACTTTT is a window from the Lewinella sp. LCG006 genome containing:
- a CDS encoding acyl-CoA thioesterase; the encoded protein is MSEELKGKRVTVSSTTMTEMIMPNDTNPMGNLMGGNLLRWMDIVCGICAGKHCERHVVTASVDHVSFKKAIKVGDVITLEASVTRAFRTSVEVFVEVYATDIKGHNPRRCNSAYYTFVGLDQENGKPVEIPQVIPVTEIEQQRFDAAPRRREMRLILGGRLKPENAPGIRALFESIL